The Parabacteroides sp. AD58 genome includes a window with the following:
- a CDS encoding efflux RND transporter periplasmic adaptor subunit — MKKHFLKFMVTQGKYMVICATGFILFSCGNSQSGMKMGDNEYAVATVTTTSSNQTKSYPATIKGTQDIEIRPQVSGFIVKLCVDEGATVRKGQALFQIDPTQYKAAFNQAKAAVETAKASLNTLTLTEKNKHMLFEKQIISSFEYETAVNNLLSAKAALAQAEASLVSAKQNLDFCTVTSPSDGVIGTFPYRIGSLVSPSIAEPLTTVSEIKDMYVYFSMTEKDLLQLTKTGTSLKEELEKMPAVKLQLADGSFYSEEGKIDAVSGVIDQTTGSVSMRAIFSNKNNILRSGGTGNVIFPYTMENIILIPQSSTVEIQDKKFVYVLQPDSTLKYTEVKISDLNDGQNYIVTSGLNSSEKIVVEGVQQLHNGQKITPITQAQQEAKYQQHLKDQHDGNLATAFN, encoded by the coding sequence ATGAAGAAACATTTTTTGAAGTTCATGGTAACCCAGGGTAAGTACATGGTTATATGTGCGACTGGGTTTATTTTGTTTTCTTGTGGAAACAGCCAAAGTGGGATGAAGATGGGAGACAACGAATATGCTGTTGCTACAGTAACAACGACTTCGAGCAACCAGACGAAATCTTACCCGGCAACCATTAAAGGAACACAGGATATTGAAATCCGTCCGCAAGTTTCTGGTTTTATCGTCAAACTTTGTGTAGATGAAGGTGCAACGGTTCGTAAAGGACAGGCATTATTCCAGATCGATCCGACTCAATACAAGGCCGCTTTTAACCAGGCCAAAGCAGCTGTAGAAACAGCTAAAGCGAGCTTAAATACACTGACTCTGACTGAAAAGAACAAACACATGTTGTTCGAAAAACAGATCATCAGTTCATTTGAATACGAAACAGCCGTCAACAACTTATTATCGGCGAAAGCAGCCCTGGCTCAGGCCGAAGCATCACTGGTCAGCGCTAAGCAGAACCTGGATTTCTGTACGGTAACCAGTCCGTCTGACGGAGTGATCGGTACATTCCCGTACCGTATCGGTAGTTTGGTGAGTCCCTCTATTGCAGAACCACTGACAACCGTATCTGAAATCAAAGATATGTATGTATATTTCTCCATGACTGAAAAAGACCTGCTGCAACTGACAAAGACAGGTACTTCCCTCAAAGAAGAGCTGGAGAAAATGCCGGCAGTCAAACTGCAGCTGGCCGATGGAAGTTTTTATAGCGAAGAAGGTAAGATCGACGCCGTCAGTGGAGTAATCGATCAGACCACCGGTTCAGTAAGCATGCGTGCCATCTTCTCCAACAAGAATAACATCCTGCGCAGTGGTGGTACAGGAAATGTGATCTTCCCGTACACAATGGAGAACATCATCCTGATTCCTCAGTCATCAACGGTTGAAATCCAGGATAAGAAATTCGTTTATGTATTGCAGCCTGACAGCACACTGAAATATACGGAAGTCAAGATTTCTGATTTGAACGACGGTCAGAACTATATTGTGACCAGCGGCTTGAATTCTTCTGAGAAGATCGTTGTAGAAGGCGTACAGCAATTGCACAACGGGCAAAAGATCACCCCTATAACACAAGCACAGCAAGAGGCTAAATACCAGCAGCACTTAAAAGATCAGCATGATGGTAATCTGGCAACTGCTTTCAATTAA
- a CDS encoding efflux RND transporter permease subunit, producing MKLDRFINRPVLSTVISILIVILGVIGLATLPITQYPDIAPPTVSVRATYTGANATAVLNSVIAPLEDQINGVENMMYISSTASNTGSADINVYFNQGTDPDMAAVNVQNRVSMAQGLLPAEVTKVGVTTQKRQTSMLMVFSLYDKEDKYNIEFIENYANINLIPEIKRVSGVGDANVLGQDYSMRIWLKPDIMAQYKLVPSDVSAALAEQNIEAAPGQFGERGNQTFQYTIRYKGRLQKPGEFADIVIKALPDGEVLRLGDIADLELGRLAYTFNNTVNGHKAVSCIVYQMAGTNATETISNLEKVLANAEKTLPEGLGINIAQSANDFLFASIHEVIKTLIEAFILVFIVVYIFLQDMRSTLIPAIAIPVALIGTFFVLKLIGFSLNLLTLSAMVLAIAIVVDDAIVVVEGVHAKLDQGYKSVKQASIDAMSELGGAIVSITLVMMSVFIPVSFMEGTAGTFYRQFGLTMAISIGFSALNALTLSPALCAILLKAHGDDSSLKERVNTAVKTSGKIMLRRYTDAIGRLLHPSITLIFTVIAILGMIFGMFSFSNHPALCILFIVISVLALLGMTTDKFKQAFNAAYEKILNRYKKNVLFFIQKSVISFGLVVAAIALLVFLMNTTPTGMVPNEDTGTIMGAVTLPPGTSQERAMEVLNKVDSLIAAEPAVQSRTVISGFGFIGGQGPSYGSIIIKLKDWEERSLMQNSDIIVGSLFMRSQKIIKDAQVLFFAPPMIPGYSASSDIELNMQDKTGGELDRFFNVVTDYIAALNARPEISRAQTTFNPSFPQYMLDIDAAACKKAGISPSDILSTMQGYYGGLYASNFNSYGKMYRVMIQAEPSATKNLETLNSIKVRSSNGEMAPITQFVTMKKVYGPDVISRFNLYTSIKVMVAPASGYTSGQALQAIAEVAQQNLPTGFGYELGGMAREEAETSSGTTAIIFLLCFVFVYLLLSAQYESYILPLAVLLSIPFGLFGSFLFVNGMGALGSIPALKMILGTMSNDIYMQIALIMLMGLLAKNAILIVEFALDRRRMGMSISWAAVLGAAARLRPILMTSMAMIIGLLPLMFAFGVGAHGNRTLGASAIGGMFIGMIFQIFIVPVLFVAFQYLQEKVKPLEWDDLDNSDMNSEIEQYEQIKE from the coding sequence ATGAAATTAGATAGATTTATTAACCGTCCGGTGCTATCAACCGTTATTTCTATTTTGATAGTCATCCTGGGTGTTATCGGTCTTGCTACATTACCTATTACCCAATATCCGGACATTGCGCCTCCTACCGTATCGGTAAGAGCGACTTATACGGGAGCCAATGCGACCGCCGTATTGAACTCCGTCATCGCTCCGCTGGAAGACCAGATCAACGGTGTGGAAAACATGATGTATATTTCATCAACGGCCTCCAACACAGGTTCGGCCGATATCAATGTTTACTTCAACCAGGGAACCGACCCGGATATGGCGGCAGTCAACGTACAGAACCGTGTGTCAATGGCACAAGGATTGCTGCCGGCCGAAGTAACCAAAGTCGGTGTAACAACGCAGAAGAGACAGACCTCTATGTTGATGGTATTCTCTTTGTACGACAAGGAAGATAAATACAACATCGAGTTTATCGAAAACTATGCCAACATCAACTTGATTCCGGAAATCAAACGTGTAAGTGGTGTAGGTGATGCAAATGTGTTAGGTCAGGATTATTCTATGCGTATCTGGTTGAAGCCGGATATCATGGCTCAGTATAAACTGGTGCCGAGCGATGTCTCTGCAGCTTTGGCAGAACAGAACATTGAAGCGGCACCGGGTCAGTTCGGTGAACGCGGAAACCAGACCTTCCAGTATACCATCCGTTACAAAGGACGTCTGCAGAAACCGGGCGAATTTGCCGACATTGTCATCAAGGCATTGCCCGACGGCGAAGTATTGCGTCTGGGTGATATAGCAGACCTCGAATTGGGTCGTCTGGCTTATACCTTCAACAATACGGTAAACGGTCATAAAGCCGTATCTTGTATCGTATATCAGATGGCAGGAACCAACGCGACCGAGACCATTTCTAACTTGGAAAAAGTATTGGCCAACGCCGAAAAGACCTTGCCGGAAGGCTTGGGTATCAACATCGCCCAAAGTGCCAACGACTTCTTGTTTGCTTCTATCCACGAAGTTATCAAGACCTTGATCGAGGCATTTATCCTGGTATTTATCGTGGTATATATCTTCTTGCAGGATATGCGTTCTACCCTGATTCCGGCTATTGCCATCCCGGTTGCTTTGATCGGTACGTTCTTCGTCCTGAAACTGATCGGTTTCAGCTTGAACTTGCTGACCTTGTCTGCAATGGTGCTGGCGATTGCGATTGTGGTCGATGATGCGATCGTCGTCGTCGAGGGTGTCCATGCCAAACTCGACCAGGGATATAAATCCGTTAAGCAGGCTTCTATCGACGCGATGAGCGAATTAGGTGGTGCCATCGTTTCTATTACCTTGGTCATGATGTCTGTGTTCATTCCGGTAAGTTTCATGGAAGGAACCGCCGGTACCTTCTACCGCCAGTTCGGTTTGACCATGGCTATTTCTATCGGATTCTCTGCATTGAACGCCTTGACCTTGTCACCGGCCCTTTGTGCCATTCTGTTGAAGGCTCATGGAGATGACTCTTCCCTGAAGGAACGCGTGAATACCGCCGTGAAGACTTCAGGTAAAATCATGTTGCGCCGCTATACCGACGCCATCGGAAGATTGCTTCACCCAAGCATTACCTTAATCTTTACAGTCATTGCTATTTTGGGTATGATCTTCGGTATGTTCAGTTTCAGCAACCATCCGGCTTTGTGTATCCTCTTTATCGTTATCAGCGTTTTAGCATTGTTAGGTATGACAACCGATAAATTTAAACAAGCCTTCAATGCTGCTTACGAAAAGATTTTGAACCGATATAAGAAAAACGTATTGTTCTTCATTCAGAAATCAGTTATTTCTTTTGGACTGGTGGTTGCGGCCATCGCCCTCTTGGTATTTTTGATGAATACAACACCAACCGGTATGGTGCCGAATGAAGATACCGGGACCATCATGGGTGCCGTTACCTTGCCTCCTGGAACATCTCAGGAACGAGCTATGGAAGTATTGAACAAAGTAGACAGCCTGATAGCTGCCGAACCAGCCGTTCAGTCAAGAACCGTTATCTCCGGTTTCGGTTTCATCGGTGGTCAGGGTCCTTCTTACGGATCAATCATCATCAAGTTGAAAGACTGGGAAGAACGTTCGCTGATGCAAAACTCAGATATCATCGTCGGTTCGTTGTTCATGCGTTCACAGAAAATCATCAAAGACGCACAGGTACTGTTCTTCGCACCTCCTATGATTCCGGGTTATTCAGCATCCAGTGATATTGAATTAAACATGCAGGATAAAACAGGTGGAGAACTGGATCGTTTCTTCAACGTGGTTACAGATTATATCGCCGCCTTGAATGCCCGTCCGGAAATCAGCCGTGCGCAGACCACGTTCAACCCGAGCTTCCCGCAATACATGTTGGATATTGATGCGGCAGCTTGTAAAAAAGCAGGTATCAGTCCGAGCGACATCCTTTCAACCATGCAAGGATATTACGGAGGTCTTTACGCATCTAACTTCAACAGTTATGGTAAGATGTACCGTGTAATGATTCAGGCAGAACCAAGCGCTACGAAAAACCTCGAAACACTGAATAGCATCAAGGTTCGTAGCAGCAACGGAGAAATGGCTCCTATCACCCAGTTCGTAACCATGAAGAAAGTATACGGCCCGGATGTCATCAGCCGTTTCAACCTGTATACATCTATCAAGGTGATGGTAGCTCCGGCTTCAGGTTATACTTCAGGTCAGGCTTTGCAGGCCATTGCCGAAGTAGCCCAGCAGAATCTGCCGACCGGTTTCGGTTATGAATTAGGAGGTATGGCGCGTGAAGAGGCTGAAACAAGTAGCGGAACGACAGCTATTATCTTCCTGCTGTGTTTCGTCTTCGTTTACTTGTTGCTGAGTGCCCAGTATGAAAGTTATATCTTGCCGCTGGCCGTATTGCTGTCAATTCCGTTTGGTCTGTTCGGAAGCTTCCTGTTCGTCAATGGTATGGGAGCATTAGGTAGTATTCCGGCCTTGAAGATGATTTTGGGAACCATGTCAAATGATATTTACATGCAGATTGCCTTAATCATGTTGATGGGTCTGTTGGCAAAGAACGCGATCTTGATTGTAGAGTTCGCCCTCGACCGACGTCGAATGGGTATGAGTATATCCTGGGCTGCCGTATTAGGAGCCGCAGCTCGTCTGCGTCCTATCCTGATGACATCAATGGCCATGATCATCGGTTTGCTTCCGTTGATGTTTGCCTTCGGTGTTGGAGCACACGGTAACCGTACATTAGGAGCTTCCGCCATTGGAGGTATGTTTATCGGTATGATCTTCCAGATCTTTATTGTTCCTGTATTGTTCGTCGCATTCCAGTACTTGCAAGAAAAAGTTAAACCGCTTGAATGGGATGATTTGGACAACAGTGATATGAATAGCGAAATTGAACAATATGAACAAATAAAAGAATGA
- a CDS encoding efflux transporter outer membrane subunit, whose translation MKRSNIFYMMCATALLSSCHIYKAYDRPEDINADGIYRDPVSLTDTLAVSDTTNMGNIPWQELFKDPKLQALIEEGLANNVDMQAAVLRVEEARVMLTSARLSFLPSINLAPQGSVTTMDGGDFVKAYTLPVAASWQVDLFGQLLNASRSQKTAYLQSQYSQQAVRSQLICGIANSYYTLLMLDKQEDITARTVDIYAENVRVMEAMKIAGMTTEAAVTQTRAAYHQTAASLIDLQRQIREVENSLSVLLAKAPQHIDRGTLDEQIMPEELTAGVPIQLLANRPDVKIAEMNLASAYYSTNQARAAFYPGLNITATAGWTNGSGISVANPGQFMFQALAALAQPIFNNGKLIANLKVTKAEEEIAKMNYQQTILAAGQEVSDALHLYDASNNKLIEDRARVEQLEKAVVYTKDLFQSGDATYLEILTSQQSLLSAQLTEVSDNIQRIQAVINLYSALGGGRE comes from the coding sequence ATGAAAAGAAGTAATATATTTTATATGATGTGCGCGACTGCTTTATTAAGCAGTTGCCACATTTACAAAGCGTATGATCGTCCTGAGGATATCAACGCTGATGGAATTTATCGGGATCCCGTATCTCTGACTGACACACTGGCTGTCAGCGATACGACCAATATGGGAAACATTCCCTGGCAAGAATTATTCAAGGATCCGAAACTGCAGGCTTTGATAGAAGAAGGCCTGGCAAACAATGTAGATATGCAGGCAGCCGTATTGCGTGTAGAAGAGGCCCGCGTCATGCTGACATCAGCACGCTTGTCGTTCTTGCCTTCCATTAACCTGGCTCCACAAGGATCAGTAACCACTATGGATGGCGGCGATTTTGTCAAGGCCTATACACTTCCGGTTGCAGCCAGCTGGCAGGTAGATCTGTTCGGTCAGTTATTGAACGCAAGCCGCAGCCAGAAGACAGCTTATCTACAGAGCCAGTACAGCCAGCAGGCTGTCCGCTCACAGCTCATTTGCGGCATTGCCAATTCGTATTATACCTTGTTGATGCTCGACAAGCAGGAAGATATCACAGCCAGAACAGTAGATATCTATGCAGAGAATGTCCGCGTCATGGAAGCCATGAAGATAGCCGGTATGACGACAGAAGCAGCCGTTACTCAAACCCGTGCGGCTTATCATCAGACGGCAGCTTCATTGATCGACTTGCAACGCCAGATCAGAGAAGTAGAAAACTCTTTGTCTGTCCTGTTGGCAAAAGCGCCTCAGCATATCGACAGAGGAACATTAGACGAGCAGATCATGCCGGAAGAATTGACAGCCGGTGTTCCTATCCAGCTTTTGGCCAATCGTCCGGATGTAAAGATAGCAGAAATGAACCTGGCAAGTGCTTATTATTCTACGAACCAGGCAAGAGCAGCCTTCTATCCGGGATTGAACATCACAGCTACTGCGGGATGGACAAACGGTTCGGGCATCAGTGTTGCTAATCCCGGACAGTTCATGTTCCAGGCTTTGGCGGCGTTGGCACAGCCGATCTTCAACAACGGTAAATTAATTGCCAACTTGAAGGTAACTAAAGCAGAAGAAGAGATCGCCAAGATGAACTATCAGCAGACTATCTTAGCGGCTGGTCAGGAAGTCAGTGACGCCTTGCATTTATATGATGCCAGCAACAACAAGCTGATAGAAGACAGAGCTCGTGTAGAACAGCTGGAAAAAGCCGTTGTCTATACAAAAGACCTGTTCCAAAGTGGAGATGCTACTTATCTGGAAATATTGACATCACAACAAAGTCTGCTCAGTGCACAGTTAACAGAAGTATCTGATAATATCCAGCGAATCCAGGCTGTTATCAATCTTTACAGTGCATTAGGCGGTGGTAGAGAATAA